One Kazachstania africana CBS 2517 chromosome 5, complete genome DNA window includes the following coding sequences:
- the IML1 gene encoding GTPase-activating protein IML1 (similar to Saccharomyces cerevisiae IML1 (YJR138W); ancestral locus Anc_4.373) has translation MSNELFASLRAKNTKEFLIPPRRAGSPRIANTTNTHSISLSSGNLVVGSPKNLQILNNTLKIQRTKNSHLNSSRAKQYNSSTIKIEDSSHDAFPQLDDVGDNTGSNHNNDELENTIHNKTKCHQLELSYHEAKLSNEMVALNLDDISDIEEGDLCELKVYNKHSSKDHAKMKIYFIAKDYTGELKTRSQKNKSNISISFGQLQSLLDLPPMSKLVIKKKSKDKVEADLVEINVKDCSLNRGDMWWISSQLVDSCLFSGQKLVFLDSIRGTVKGIYRDGKKVLAGYVGEKTRVVFRSESARLIFLIQITEEMWNFEETGEQMFQKMINSFFPKIFKKWKTIDTHHTITVAFAISMDFSDYQFKDLKPGEKLKNPKDHFRIVVDQVNIIDWVKIMDALRKEFSNLRSDLLNIKTDKGFSVIQGRFAPVIKSNILELVNFATTILADPFRQVDLRHTTTHVMIVTAGSGLYDVDYNLLNSTGRKLLSLEMTMDLICLSRAPLHVVPLFRYQDYELNLHHCIPNWLSIFFWNDSTKESDQWHPRCKVYNLQMMGLTDNEIMEQAELSTLNIKPIDRSVTNLIKDFDQAVFTHPGNQRIPSLDTDERTKVAAQRSMNDEHKLARKKSNLLWDAPKYSEPVVEVAQKFEAVADIYSHNKIEELSNKHTQKHRTPNITEPKFHGSLALDSLKGLTKKNSMKDFTRRMLSRIAPSRASSNSMKYENDTILSQIDSANSPRKIAPQPIGTSGASHEVIEGVAKLSKNETNSQQQQQQQQQHHHHHHENNDVLTLIQDNSSLHPSFSTESSKKSTWYSRRPFAQEALKFKINEHVYVTNEKWVEIKNPSVPVSIEMADQLLPIRWKDVWPRYVAKKYSKWRSFTTPAELPITLSVFPSKEDFEENFIFRNHSVTLNIEQEAYNLSNEDLLRNMIYMRLVTGFQLCVGKQVDRIEQSKEHISGDVSVAKYIERRSWNTLKIYMMIDSEIHRISCEQNGVIDVQRYLRKEDTNPFSQVSKYTPLIRTRYETTYRPSKIDPIHTNRDSLNWNQIDQVLAGYGDYLMEKNWHGFRSKFVVLPSEIPPSTHSLVINGKNETLTPEELRVEGLRRLISSITKSRLKTEEERKRKSKNEEIQPEVTFYTGPFFKFINERQKSLEEAVSNFKDPIFISDKGELEKNMEISKLAHSMQYGENNLALVTRKWHWKKYENCFIGSEMVSWLVSNVKDVDTRDDAITFGQDLMNKGLFSHALNNHSFLDGHYFYQISPEYIVNSRQLKKINTDKTDLSDHSPSLKKVSSESVSEPSSPLVLSKSNTSYVDQEQGTEPKKRKVVLSNSVLVDVDPNRRSYKLETCTVHYDRVHNPEHCFHIRLEWLTTTPKLIDDLIANWSRVCERYGLNLVEMPWEELCSIPSTDPFHSFVEIPLAIDPWTDPEFNDYEITRTSKFYFHIYLLKKSGFILDNRASKILQEGKIDIDITYSWGKPEFKYAQYIHNSGAYMAEIRENGGLFLAPNNMHISRTTTGSISKFRSSRKIPVDSQKIMLQFKTTCSSYQQLREIFLECKKNWALTNGIDEV, from the coding sequence ATGTCTAATGAATTGTTTGCAAGTTTGCGAGCAAAGAATACTAAAGAATTTCTTATCCCACCTAGGAGGGCTGGATCCCCTCGTATTGCCAATACAACTAATACCCATAGTATTTCTCTAAGTTCTGGTAACTTAGTAGTGGGTTCTCCAAAGAACTTACAAATTCTGAACAACACactaaaaattcaaagaacGAAGAATAGCCATCTTAATTCATCAAGAGCGAAACAGTACAATTCTAGCACAATTAAAATCGAAGATTCTTCACATGACGCTTTTCCTCAACTTGATGACGTTGGCGATAACACTGGTAGTAATCATAATAATGACGAACTAGAAAATACAATACATAACAAGACAAAATGCCATCAACTCGAATTGAGCTATCACGAGGCAAAACTCTCAAATGAGATGGTAGCTTTAAACTTAGATGACATTtctgatattgaagaaggaGATTTATGTGAATTAAAAGTCTATAACAAGCATTCTAGTAAAGACCATGctaaaatgaaaatatattttattgcaAAAGATTACACTGGAGAATTGAAGACACGCTCTCAAAAGAACAAGtccaatatttcaatatcatttggGCAGCTACAATCTCTGCTAGATCTGCCGCCTATGTCAAAATTAGtgataaaaaagaaaagtaaaGACAAAGTTGAGGCAGATTTAGTCGAAATTAACGTAAAAGATTGCTCCCTTAATAGAGGTGATATGTGGTGGATATCTTCGCAATTGGTTGATTCTTGTCTCTTTTCAGGACAAAAACTGGTATTTCTAGATTCTATAAGGGGGACAGTTAAGGGAATATACAGAGATGGTAAGAAGGTTCTAGCTGGGTACGTTGGAGAAAAAACACGAGTAGTGTTCAGATCCGAATCCGCAAGGTTGATATTTCTCATTCAAATAACTGAAGAAATGTGGAATTTTGAGGAGACAGGTGAGcaaatgtttcaaaaaatgatcaattctttcttcCCAAAGATTTTCAAGAAGTGGAAAACTATAGATACGCATCATACAATTACAGTTGCGTTTGCCATATCGATGGATTTTTCTGATTACCAGttcaaagatttaaaaccaggagaaaaattgaagaatccTAAAGATCACTTTCGTATTGTTGTGGACCAAGTAAATATAATTGATTGGGTTAAGATAATGGATGCACTTCGAAAAGAGTTTTCTAATCTAAGAAGCGATTTACTGAACATAAAAACAGACAAAGGTTTTAGTGTCATTCAAGGTAGATTTGCTCCCGTCATAAAGTCTAATATTCTAGAACTGGTGAATTTCGCTACTACCATTCTTGCTGACCCATTTAGGCAAGTTGATCTTCGTCATACTACAACTCACGTTATGATTGTTACAGCTGGCTCAGGTTTATATGATGTTGATTACAATCTATTAAATTCAACTGGAAGAAAATTGCTATCTCTAGAAATGACTATGGATCTTATATGTCTATCACGTGCCCCGCTACATGTTGTTCCGTTATTTAGGTACCAAGATTATGAGCTAAACCTACATCACTGCATTCCTAACTGGCTGAGCATATTTTTCTGGAATGACTCTACAAAAGAGAGCGATCAGTGGCATCCAAGATGTAAAGTGTACAACCTGCAAATGATGGGTCTTACAGATAACGAGATAATGGAGCAAGCAGAATTATCCACTTTAAATATAAAACCCATAGATAGGTCTGTaacaaatttgattaaGGATTTTGACCAGGCTGTCTTTACGCATCCTGGAAACCAAAGAATTCCTTCTCTAGATACAGATGAAAGAACAAAAGTAGCAGCCCAAAGGAGTATGAATGACGAGCATAAGCTTGCTAGAAAAAAGTCAAACTTATTATGGGACGCTCCCAAGTACTCAGAACCTGTGGTTGAAGTCgctcaaaaatttgaagcaGTTGCAGATATATATAGTCACaacaaaattgaagaacttTCTAATAAGCATACGCAGAAGCATAGGACCCCTAATATAACTGAGCCAAAATTTCATGGTTCTCTTGCGTTGGACTCTCTAAAAGGACTAACTAAGAAAAATTCTATGAAAGATTTTACGAGACGCATGCTCAGTAGGATCGCTCCTAGTAGGGCTTCAAGCAATTCCATgaaatatgaaaatgataccaTATTATCCCAAATAGATAGTGCAAATTCTCCAAGAAAAATAGCACCTCAACCTATAGGTACGAGTGGCGCGTCTCATGAAGTGATTGAAGGGGTAGCGAAATTGAGCAAAAATGAGACTAACAgtcaacaacaacaacaacaacaacaacaacatcatcatcatcatcacgAAAACAACGACGTTCTAACATTAATCCAAGATAACAGTTCGCTACATCCCTCTTTTAGTACTGAATCATCCAAAAAGTCAACTTGGTACTCAAGGCGCCCGTTTGCCCAAGAGGCACTCAAGTTCAAGATAAATGAGCATGTCTATGttacaaatgaaaaatgggtagaaataaaaaatccATCAGTACCGGTGAGTATAGAAATGGCTGATCAACTACTGCCAATAAGGTGGAAAGATGTTTGGCCCCGTTATGTTGCCAAAAAATATAGTAAGTGGCGTTCATTCACTACTCCAGCGGAGTTACCCATCACATTGTCAGTGTTCCCctcaaaagaagattttgaggaaaatttcatattcagAAATCATTCTGTTACCCTAAATATAGAACAGGAAGCTTATAATCTGTCCAACGAGGATCTTTTGAGAAATATGATATACATGAGGCTGGTAACTGGATTCCAACTTTGCGTCGGAAAACAAGTAGACAGAATTGAACAATCAAAAGAACACATTTCTGGAGATGTTTCAGTTGCCAAATATATTGAACGAAGAAGCTGGAATACGTTGAAGATATATATGATGATCGACTCAGAAATCCATCGGATATCCTGTGAACAAAACGGAGTAATTGATGTGCAGAGGTATTTGAGAAAAGAGGATACAAATCCATTCAGTCAAGTCTCGAAATATACCCCATTAATCAGGACGCGGTACGAAACAACCTACAGGCCTTCAAAAATCGATCCTATTCATACCAATAGGGACTCACTAAACTGGAACCAGATAGATCAAGTACTTGCAGGTTATGGAGATTATCTTATGGAGAAAAATTGGCATGGCTTCCGCTCAAAGTTTGTTGTACTCCCCTCTGAAATACCCCCTAGTACGCATTCACTGGTTATCAATGGTAAAAATGAAACGTTGACACCGGAAGAGCTTAGGGTGGAAGGTTTACGCAGATTAATAAGTTCCATTACTAAATCCAGACTCAAAACAGAGGAAGAGAGAAAGCGTAAGTCAAAAAATGAGGAAATTCAACCTGAAGTAACCTTCTATACTGGccctttcttcaaattcataaaTGAAAGACAAAAGTCGTTAGAAGAAGCTGTCTCGAATTTTAAGGATCCTATATTCATATCTGATAAAGGAGAACTAGAAAAAAACATGGAAATATCTAAGTTAGCACATAGCATGCAATATGGTGAAAACAACCTAGCTTTAGTGACAAGAAAGTGGCATTGGAAAAAGTATGAAAATTGTTTTATCGGATCTGAAATGGTTTCTTGGCTTGTCAGTAACGTTAAAGATGTGGACACGAGAGATGACGCAATTACCTTTGGACAAGACTTAATGAATAAGGGTTTATTTTCACATGCACTTAACAATCATAGTTTTCTAGACGgccattatttttatcaaatatctCCAGAATATATTGTAAATTCTAGACAactaaagaaaattaatacCGATAAGACGGATTTATCAGACCATAGCCCTTCCCTAAAGAAAGTTTCATCAGAGAGCGTTTCTGAACCAAGTTCACCTTTAGTTTTGAGTAAGTCCAACACTTCATACGTAGATCAGGAACAAGGAACAGAGCCtaaaaaaaggaaagtTGTTTTAAGTAACTCTGTTTTAGTTGATGTTGACCCAAATAGAAGGTCTTACAAACTAGAAACATGTACTGTACACTATGATAGAGTCCATAACCCCGAACATTGCTTTCATATAAGGTTAGAATGGCTGACAACGACACCCAAACTTATTGACGATTTGATTGCTAATTGGTCGAGAGTTTGTGAAAGGTACGGCTTGAACCTGGTTGAAATGCCTTGGGAAGAACTTTGCTCTATTCCTTCGACCGACCCATTCCATTCTTTTGTTGAAATTCCCCTTGCCATAGATCCATGGACAGATCctgaattcaatgattaTGAAATCACACGTACAAGtaaattttatttccaTATCTATCTTCTGAAAAAATCTGGCTTCATATTGGACAACAGAGCttcgaaaattttacaGGAAGGCAAGATTGATATCGATATCACATATTCTTGGGGAAAACCTGAATTCAAATACGCACAATATATTCATAACAGTGGGGCATACATGGCAGAAATCAGAGAAAACGGAGGCCTCTTCTTGGCACCTAATAACATGCATATTTCCAGAACAACCACAGGGAGTATTAGCAAATTTCGTTCGAGTCGAAAAATACCGGTAGATAGTCAAAAAATTATGCTGCAATTCAAAACAACATGCTCTAGCTACCAGCAGTTACGTGAAATATTTCTGGAATGCAAGAAGAATTGGGCCCTTACTAACGGAATAGATGAAGTTTGA